The Opitutales bacterium ASA1 genome window below encodes:
- a CDS encoding amidase — protein MNRLHRFLFAAALAATCAAPLARANGLTLETATIADLNAAFAKGTLTSEKLTELYLKRIAAYDKQGPTINSVITLNPKALELARALDAERKAGKVRGPLHGIPVVLKDNFDTFDMPTTGGSQLLEGSIPPDDAFVVKKLRDAGAIILAKVNLSEWAGGGGSVSGTRDPEILAKGRVPNGSSTAGGQTRNPHDLERGPAGSSGGTGAAIAAVFAQFGLGSDTGGSVRGPSAANGIVGLKPTLGLLSRDGIIPLALTFDTGGPMARSVYDIAVSLNVMSGVDRADPATKASAGKIAKDYTTFLKTGALKGARIGVARDFFGQDAGTDAVMTEALATLTKLGATLVDVRYPEYMLQARQPISSLVMASEFKAQITDYLKTTKPGFPKSFDEIVKLSNDPKTGYRSPEKAFALEYTASVALDLDDPIFLAARDQGLALTKAVVNGVMAKHKLDAIVYPTSPRPASPIDGPRSTGGSATSIANQTGFPDLIVPAGMTPDGLPVTISFFGPAFSEGKLLGYGYDFEQATLARRLPKHTPALLGETL, from the coding sequence ATGAACCGTCTCCATCGCTTCCTCTTCGCCGCGGCGCTCGCTGCGACCTGCGCCGCACCGCTCGCCCGCGCCAACGGTCTCACCCTCGAGACCGCGACGATCGCCGACCTCAACGCCGCCTTCGCGAAGGGCACGCTCACCTCGGAGAAGCTCACCGAGCTCTACCTGAAGCGCATCGCGGCTTACGACAAACAGGGTCCGACGATCAACTCCGTCATCACGCTCAACCCGAAGGCGCTCGAACTCGCACGCGCGCTCGATGCCGAACGCAAGGCCGGCAAGGTCCGCGGCCCGCTCCACGGCATCCCCGTCGTGTTGAAGGACAACTTCGACACGTTCGACATGCCCACGACCGGCGGTTCGCAACTGCTCGAGGGCTCGATCCCGCCCGACGACGCGTTCGTGGTGAAGAAGCTTCGCGACGCCGGCGCGATCATCCTCGCGAAGGTGAATCTCTCCGAGTGGGCCGGCGGCGGCGGTAGCGTCAGCGGCACGCGCGATCCCGAGATCCTCGCGAAGGGACGCGTGCCCAACGGCTCCAGCACGGCCGGCGGCCAGACGCGCAACCCCCACGACCTCGAGCGCGGTCCCGCAGGCTCGAGCGGCGGCACCGGCGCGGCGATCGCCGCGGTGTTCGCCCAGTTCGGGCTCGGCTCCGACACCGGCGGCTCGGTGCGCGGCCCGTCCGCGGCGAACGGCATCGTTGGACTCAAGCCCACGCTCGGACTGCTCTCGCGCGACGGCATCATCCCGCTCGCGCTCACCTTCGACACCGGCGGACCGATGGCCCGCAGCGTCTACGACATCGCCGTCTCCCTCAACGTCATGTCCGGCGTCGATCGCGCCGACCCGGCCACGAAGGCCAGCGCCGGCAAGATCGCGAAGGACTACACGACGTTCCTGAAGACCGGCGCGTTGAAAGGCGCACGCATCGGCGTGGCTCGCGACTTCTTCGGACAGGATGCCGGAACCGACGCCGTGATGACCGAGGCCCTCGCGACGCTGACCAAGCTCGGCGCCACGCTCGTGGACGTCCGCTACCCCGAATACATGCTCCAGGCCCGCCAGCCGATCTCGTCGCTGGTCATGGCGTCCGAGTTCAAGGCGCAGATCACCGACTACCTGAAGACGACCAAGCCCGGTTTTCCCAAGTCGTTCGACGAGATCGTGAAGCTCTCAAATGATCCAAAAACTGGATACAGGAGCCCGGAGAAGGCCTTCGCACTCGAGTACACCGCCTCGGTCGCGCTCGATCTCGACGACCCGATCTTCCTCGCGGCGCGCGATCAGGGACTCGCACTGACCAAGGCCGTCGTCAACGGCGTGATGGCGAAACACAAACTCGACGCCATCGTCTATCCCACCTCGCCGCGCCCGGCCTCGCCGATCGACGGGCCGCGCTCCACCGGAGGCTCCGCCACCAGCATCGCCAACCAGACGGGCTTTCCCGACTTGATCGTGCCCGCCGGCATGACGCCCGACGGTTTGCCCGTGACGATCAGCTTCTTCGGCCCCGCCTTCAGCGAAGGAAAACTCCTCGGGTACGGTTACGACTTCGAACAGGCCACCCTGGCCCGTCGCCTTCCGAAGCACACGCCTGCGCTCTTGGGCGAGACGCTCTGA
- a CDS encoding amidase gives MHRRLLLATLLFAPLVVRAAEFDLTTASIADMQTAMQSGKLTSEKLVQLYLARIEAFDEAGPKINAVLALNPNALETARALDAERKAKGPRSPLHGIPVIAKDVFDTYDMPTTGGYTPLAGVVPEKDSTIVARLRAAGAVILAKVNQSDWYAQPPIMASSTLGGSSLNPFALDRTPGWSSSGTSAGLAAHFGKVGLGSETGFSIRTPTSDGNLYGLSTTSGLISRAGQMWSYITGERGGPMAHSMYDLVVTLDVIAGFDPADLWTAQSLGQMPMERYETFLDPAGLRGARVGVLKEAWDFAPVDPAVLELAEKAIAVFAANGAKVFRPVSLEIDLPAYLTTNSLPSRFERIAAINQYLSRQGPSYPFKNAAELLLDHPGVPGRPNDRAALENPIDLDRDPEYRATLAGKTALREAVVALMDRYEVDALIFPHKLGGPLKIGPRGDPEREYKANQLSPLTGLPAMIVPMGFTPEGLPVGLEILGRPWSEPTLIKLASGYEAVAGPVRRVPATTPALPGERFTY, from the coding sequence ATGCACCGCCGCCTCCTTCTCGCCACGCTCCTGTTCGCGCCGCTCGTCGTGCGCGCCGCCGAGTTCGACCTCACGACCGCGAGCATCGCCGACATGCAGACGGCCATGCAGTCCGGCAAACTCACTTCGGAGAAACTCGTGCAGCTCTACCTCGCGCGCATCGAGGCGTTCGACGAAGCGGGCCCGAAGATCAACGCCGTGCTCGCGCTCAATCCAAACGCGCTCGAGACCGCGCGCGCCCTCGACGCCGAGCGCAAGGCCAAGGGACCACGTTCGCCACTGCACGGCATCCCCGTGATCGCGAAGGACGTGTTCGACACCTACGACATGCCGACGACCGGAGGCTACACGCCCCTCGCGGGTGTGGTCCCCGAGAAGGACAGCACGATCGTGGCGCGCCTGCGCGCCGCCGGCGCGGTGATCCTCGCGAAGGTCAACCAGAGCGACTGGTACGCACAGCCGCCCATCATGGCCAGCAGCACGCTCGGCGGTTCTTCGCTCAATCCCTTCGCGCTCGACCGCACGCCCGGTTGGTCCAGCTCCGGCACGAGCGCCGGACTCGCCGCGCACTTCGGCAAAGTCGGGCTCGGCAGCGAAACCGGTTTCTCCATCCGCACACCCACGAGCGACGGCAATCTCTACGGCCTCTCGACGACGTCGGGTCTGATCAGCCGCGCCGGACAGATGTGGAGCTACATCACCGGCGAGCGCGGTGGGCCGATGGCGCATTCGATGTACGATCTCGTCGTCACGCTCGATGTGATCGCGGGTTTCGATCCGGCCGATCTCTGGACGGCGCAAAGCCTCGGGCAGATGCCGATGGAACGCTACGAAACGTTCCTCGATCCGGCCGGCCTGCGTGGTGCGCGCGTCGGCGTGTTGAAGGAGGCGTGGGACTTCGCGCCCGTCGATCCTGCCGTGCTCGAACTCGCGGAGAAGGCCATCGCGGTCTTCGCGGCCAACGGCGCGAAGGTCTTTCGTCCCGTCTCCCTGGAGATCGATCTCCCCGCGTATCTCACGACCAACAGCCTGCCGAGCCGCTTCGAACGAATCGCGGCGATCAATCAGTATCTTTCGCGACAAGGTCCGTCGTATCCGTTCAAGAACGCCGCCGAACTCCTGCTCGATCACCCCGGCGTGCCTGGTCGGCCCAACGATCGCGCGGCCTTGGAGAACCCGATCGACCTCGATCGCGATCCCGAGTACCGCGCCACGCTCGCCGGCAAGACCGCGCTGCGCGAGGCCGTCGTCGCGCTCATGGACCGCTACGAGGTCGATGCGTTGATCTTCCCCCACAAGCTCGGCGGTCCGTTGAAGATCGGCCCGCGCGGAGATCCAGAACGTGAATACAAGGCCAACCAACTGAGCCCGCTCACCGGCCTGCCCGCGATGATCGTCCCGATGGGTTTCACGCCCGAGGGACTTCCGGTCGGTCTGGAGATTCTCGGCCGCCCGTGGAGCGAGCCGACGTTGATCAAACTCGCCAGCGGCTACGAGGCCGTCGCCGGTCCAGTTCGCAGAGTCCCCGCCACCACGCCCGCGCTGCCCGGCGAGCGCTTCACCTACTGA
- a CDS encoding amidase family protein, giving the protein MFLLSMKSPHRLRFAAAFLALAFVARAPAATFDLSTATIADIQAAMDAGALTSEKLVQLYLARIQAYDTNGPKLASVLHLNANALEEARALDAERKAKGPRGPFHGVPVVAKDVFDTVDMPTTGGYVALKGVKPTKDAFVIRKLREAGAIILAKLNQSDWYTQPANIAASSLGGNTLNPYDLTRTPGWSSSGTGAAIAAVFGAVGLGSETGFSIRTPTSDSNLYGLSTTSGLISRDGQMWSFVTGERGGPMTRNMYDLAATLDVIAGFDTFDLWTAQSLGQMPMEPYTSFIDANGLRGARVGVLKEGWDFTPSDPEVVELAKKSIAIWSANGAKVFDPISFGFDLAQMLQANGGGSQFERIAAIDHYLARQGPGYPFKNAKELLGAAGDIPIRANDTAGLKNPKDLDRDPEYRASLAGKEALREATIALMDKYRLDALIFPHKLVKPVQLGPRREREGTYRSNGLSPRTGLPAMIVPMGFTADGNPVGLEILGRPWSEPTLIKLASGYEAVTPHLRKLPATTPSLPGERFEY; this is encoded by the coding sequence GTGTTCCTCCTTTCGATGAAATCGCCACACCGCCTCCGCTTCGCAGCCGCGTTCCTCGCGCTCGCCTTCGTCGCCCGCGCGCCCGCCGCCACGTTCGACCTCTCCACCGCCACCATCGCCGACATCCAAGCCGCGATGGACGCCGGTGCGCTCACCTCGGAGAAGCTCGTGCAACTCTACCTCGCGCGTATCCAGGCTTACGATACGAACGGCCCGAAGCTGGCCTCCGTGCTCCATCTCAATGCGAACGCCCTCGAGGAAGCCCGAGCGCTCGACGCCGAACGCAAGGCGAAGGGCCCGCGCGGTCCCTTCCACGGTGTGCCCGTCGTCGCCAAGGACGTGTTCGACACCGTCGACATGCCCACGACTGGCGGCTACGTCGCGCTGAAGGGCGTCAAACCCACGAAGGACGCCTTCGTGATCCGCAAGCTGCGCGAGGCCGGCGCGATCATCCTCGCGAAGTTGAATCAGTCCGACTGGTACACCCAGCCGGCGAACATCGCGGCCAGCTCGCTCGGCGGCAACACGCTCAACCCCTACGACCTCACGCGCACGCCCGGTTGGTCCAGCTCCGGCACGGGCGCCGCCATCGCCGCGGTGTTCGGCGCCGTGGGGCTCGGATCGGAAACGGGTTTCTCCATCCGCACGCCCACGAGCGACAGCAACCTCTACGGCCTCTCCACCACGTCGGGTCTGATCAGTCGCGACGGGCAGATGTGGAGCTTCGTCACCGGCGAGCGCGGCGGTCCCATGACGCGCAACATGTACGACCTCGCGGCCACGCTCGACGTCATCGCCGGCTTCGACACGTTCGACCTCTGGACGGCGCAGAGCCTCGGACAGATGCCGATGGAGCCCTACACGAGCTTCATCGACGCGAACGGTCTGCGCGGCGCGCGCGTCGGCGTGTTGAAGGAAGGTTGGGATTTCACGCCCTCCGATCCGGAGGTCGTCGAACTCGCGAAGAAGTCCATCGCGATCTGGAGTGCGAACGGCGCGAAGGTGTTCGACCCGATCTCGTTCGGTTTCGACCTCGCGCAGATGCTCCAAGCCAACGGCGGCGGCTCGCAGTTCGAGCGCATCGCGGCGATCGATCACTACCTTGCGCGGCAGGGGCCGGGATATCCCTTCAAGAACGCGAAGGAGCTTCTCGGTGCGGCCGGCGACATCCCGATCCGCGCCAACGACACTGCCGGTCTGAAGAACCCCAAGGATCTCGATCGCGATCCCGAATACCGTGCGTCGCTCGCCGGCAAGGAGGCGCTGCGCGAGGCCACGATCGCGCTCATGGACAAGTACCGCCTCGATGCGCTGATCTTCCCGCACAAGCTCGTGAAACCCGTCCAGCTCGGACCGCGCCGCGAACGCGAGGGCACGTATCGCTCCAACGGCCTCAGCCCACGCACCGGTCTGCCGGCCATGATCGTGCCGATGGGCTTCACCGCCGACGGCAACCCCGTGGGGCTCGAGATCCTCGGTCGCCCTTGGTCCGAGCCGACGTTGATCAAGCTCGCCAGCGGTTACGAAGCAGTCACGCCGCACCTGCGTAAACTCCCGGCGACCACGCCGTCGCTCCCGGGCGAGCGGTTCGAGTATTGA
- a CDS encoding amidase produces the protein MSRSLLLFFAALAGACVSVSPVHARTVEFDLSTATVADIQAAMDAGALTSEKLVGLYLARIDAFDTKGPALKAFLHVNPRALEEARVLDAERKSRGPRGPLHGVAVVLKDVFDTYDMPTTGGYLPLKDVKPSKDAFVVRRLREAGVVILGKTNQSDWYAAPPIIAASTIGGNTLNPYDLSRTPGWSSSGTSAALAAVLGTIGLGSETGFSIRTPTSDGNLYGLASTSGLISRDGMMWSYVTGERGGPMARSVFDLAATLDAIAGFDTFDLWTAQSLGKMPEKRYVDFVDSRGLRAARIGVLKEAWDYGPIEPEVAELTEQALAVLPKAGAIVLRPVSLGLDLRQYLAANVGPSRWERVHAVNHYLARQGPEYPFKNAAELLLDHPGVPGRPADRESLVRPPDLDRDPEYRATLVGKAALQKAVLALMDEHRLDALVYPHRLRRAEKLGQPRPSNDIYNRTIQLSPITGFPALVVPMGLTPDGNPVGLEFLGRPWSEPTLVRLAAGWEATAGAVRILPSTTPALPGERFTYTPASTQP, from the coding sequence ATGTCGCGCTCGCTCCTTCTCTTCTTCGCGGCTCTCGCCGGCGCGTGTGTCTCCGTTTCTCCGGTCCACGCGCGCACGGTCGAGTTCGATCTGTCCACCGCCACGGTCGCCGACATCCAGGCCGCGATGGACGCCGGCGCACTCACGTCGGAGAAGCTCGTCGGTCTCTACCTCGCGCGTATCGACGCGTTCGATACGAAGGGGCCGGCGTTGAAGGCGTTTCTCCACGTGAATCCACGTGCCCTCGAAGAAGCGCGGGTGCTCGACGCCGAGCGGAAGAGCAGGGGACCGCGCGGTCCTCTGCACGGCGTCGCGGTGGTCTTGAAGGACGTGTTCGACACCTACGACATGCCGACCACGGGCGGGTATCTGCCGTTGAAGGACGTGAAGCCGTCCAAGGACGCGTTCGTGGTGAGGCGCCTGCGCGAGGCCGGTGTGGTGATCCTCGGCAAGACGAACCAGTCCGACTGGTACGCCGCGCCGCCGATCATCGCTGCGAGCACGATCGGCGGCAACACGCTCAACCCCTACGACCTCTCGCGCACACCGGGTTGGTCCAGCTCCGGCACCAGCGCCGCGCTCGCGGCCGTCCTCGGCACGATCGGGCTCGGCAGCGAGACGGGTTTCTCCATCCGCACGCCCACGAGCGACGGCAATCTCTACGGCCTCGCCTCGACTTCCGGACTGATCAGTCGCGACGGCATGATGTGGAGTTACGTCACAGGCGAACGAGGCGGTCCGATGGCGCGCTCGGTCTTCGATCTCGCGGCCACGCTCGACGCCATCGCGGGCTTCGACACGTTCGATCTCTGGACGGCGCAGAGCCTCGGCAAGATGCCCGAAAAACGCTACGTGGATTTCGTCGATTCGCGCGGGCTCAGAGCGGCGCGCATCGGTGTGCTGAAGGAGGCTTGGGACTACGGTCCGATCGAACCCGAGGTGGCCGAACTGACGGAGCAAGCGCTCGCCGTCCTCCCGAAGGCAGGAGCGATCGTGCTCCGACCGGTGTCGCTCGGGCTCGATCTGCGTCAGTACCTCGCGGCCAACGTCGGTCCGAGCCGTTGGGAGCGCGTGCACGCGGTCAACCATTACCTCGCGCGCCAAGGCCCCGAATACCCGTTCAAGAACGCCGCTGAACTCCTGCTCGACCATCCCGGCGTCCCGGGTCGACCCGCCGACCGGGAGTCGCTCGTGCGCCCGCCCGATCTCGATCGCGATCCCGAGTATCGTGCCACCCTCGTCGGCAAGGCCGCGCTGCAGAAGGCCGTGCTCGCGTTGATGGACGAACACCGGCTCGACGCGCTCGTCTACCCGCATCGTCTCCGCCGCGCGGAGAAGCTCGGTCAACCACGGCCGTCGAACGACATCTACAACCGCACGATCCAGCTCAGCCCGATCACGGGATTTCCTGCGCTCGTCGTCCCGATGGGCCTCACACCCGACGGCAACCCGGTCGGCCTGGAGTTTCTCGGCCGTCCGTGGAGCGAGCCGACCCTCGTCCGACTCGCCGCCGGCTGGGAGGCCACCGCCGGAGCCGTCCGTATCCTTCCGTCCACTACACCGGCGCTGCCGGGAGAACGTTTCACCTACACGCCCGCATCCACCCAGCCATGA
- a CDS encoding amidase, whose protein sequence is MITNHLRSGFRVALAGAALLVAAPARAATIDLSQATVADIQAAFAAGTLTSEQLVRMSLARIEAYDDKGPNLNAIIVVNPKAIETAKALDAERKAKGPRSPLHGVPIIAKDIFNTTDMPTTAGSVFLAGSIPPKDSFMITKLREAGAVILAKANTSEFASSGRSNGFSSLGGQTRNPHDPKRGPAGSSGGSGAAVAAWYAPIALGTDTGGSIRGPAAANGIAGIKPTRGLLSRAGIVPLALSFDTGGPMAKSVYDCAVALGIMTGIDPDDPVTNKSVGLAHRDYTVFLKPDSLRGARIGVLLDYAGSDEGTKAVFKQSLETLKARGATLVDITLPEHIKNRTWATFVRNADFKANIADYLATLDPKYPKTLDDLIAAAEKFTKPTAVGVPNPARWDNFKREATGIPVTDPMYLATRDHGMAMTAAFLDGLVAAHQLDAFVYPTAGQPAQLIDRDYDAPTPPGGGGTSLANHSGFPDVIVPAGVTKDRLPVTLSFLGPAFSEPRLLGLAYDFEQATKARVLPPTTPALAGEKISL, encoded by the coding sequence ATGATCACGAACCACCTCCGCTCCGGATTCCGCGTCGCTCTCGCCGGCGCCGCGCTCCTCGTGGCCGCGCCCGCGCGAGCTGCCACGATCGATCTCTCGCAAGCCACGGTCGCGGACATCCAGGCCGCGTTCGCCGCCGGAACGCTGACTTCCGAGCAACTGGTCCGCATGTCGCTCGCCCGCATCGAGGCCTACGACGACAAGGGGCCGAACCTCAACGCGATCATCGTCGTCAACCCGAAGGCGATCGAGACTGCGAAGGCACTCGACGCCGAGCGCAAGGCGAAGGGTCCGCGCTCTCCGCTCCACGGCGTGCCGATCATCGCCAAGGACATCTTCAACACGACCGACATGCCGACGACCGCCGGCTCGGTCTTTCTCGCGGGTTCGATTCCGCCCAAGGACTCGTTCATGATCACGAAACTGCGCGAGGCGGGCGCCGTGATCCTCGCTAAGGCGAACACGAGCGAGTTCGCCTCCAGCGGTCGTTCCAACGGCTTCAGCTCGCTCGGTGGCCAGACGCGCAATCCCCATGATCCGAAGCGCGGCCCCGCCGGCTCCAGCGGTGGTTCCGGCGCCGCCGTCGCGGCCTGGTACGCGCCCATCGCGCTCGGCACCGACACCGGAGGTTCGATCCGCGGCCCGGCCGCCGCCAACGGCATCGCCGGCATCAAGCCCACGCGCGGCCTCCTCAGCCGCGCCGGCATCGTGCCGCTCGCGCTCTCGTTCGACACCGGTGGACCCATGGCCAAGAGCGTCTACGACTGCGCCGTCGCACTCGGCATCATGACCGGCATCGATCCCGACGATCCCGTCACGAACAAGAGCGTCGGCCTCGCGCATCGCGATTACACGGTGTTCTTGAAACCCGACTCGCTGCGTGGTGCACGGATCGGCGTGCTGCTCGACTACGCCGGCTCCGACGAAGGCACGAAGGCCGTCTTCAAGCAGTCGCTCGAGACCCTGAAGGCCCGCGGCGCGACGCTCGTCGACATCACGCTGCCCGAACACATCAAGAACCGCACGTGGGCGACGTTCGTTCGCAACGCCGACTTCAAGGCCAACATCGCCGACTACCTCGCCACGCTCGATCCGAAGTATCCAAAAACCTTGGACGACCTCATCGCCGCGGCCGAGAAGTTCACCAAACCCACCGCCGTCGGCGTGCCGAATCCCGCCCGCTGGGACAACTTCAAGCGCGAAGCCACCGGCATCCCGGTGACGGATCCCATGTACCTCGCCACGCGCGACCACGGGATGGCCATGACTGCAGCCTTTCTCGACGGCCTCGTCGCCGCGCACCAGCTCGACGCCTTCGTCTATCCCACGGCCGGACAACCCGCTCAATTGATCGACCGCGACTACGACGCGCCCACGCCTCCCGGCGGCGGCGGAACCAGTCTCGCCAACCACTCCGGTTTTCCCGATGTGATCGTCCCCGCCGGCGTCACGAAGGACCGGCTGCCGGTCACGCTCTCCTTCCTCGGGCCCGCGTTCAGCGAGCCGCGTCTGCTCGGCCTCGCCTACGACTTCGAACAGGCGACCAAGGCCCGGGTGCTCCCGCCCACCACGCCCGCTCTCGCCGGCGAGAAGATCTCCCTGTGA
- the ansZ_1 gene encoding asparaginase AnsZ: MTRFTRLFLFAALASGCALAASAADLPKVRIFATGGTIQSRGADRQKLMEYNAGRVTPDELLADLPEVHDVATISVEEISNAGSGDMKGDRLLQLARSINAWLAQPDAAGAVVTHGTTTLEETAYFLNLTVRSEKPVVVVGAMRPFTAVSRDGPFNLYNAVRVAAAPHAKGFGVMIVLNDEINAARETTKNHTYRTDTFVARDFGPLGYTDSDRVVFYRRPTTRHTFKSEFDVSKIEDLPRVDVTYAYQESDGAAIDAFVAAGAKGIVLTGRDAEAVKRGQAAGVVFVQSDRKGSGRVMTSARSVERATPTADNLNPHKARVLLRLALTKTTDLAEIQRIFNEY; this comes from the coding sequence ATGACACGTTTCACCCGTCTCTTCCTCTTCGCCGCACTCGCGTCCGGTTGCGCGCTCGCGGCTTCGGCCGCCGACCTCCCCAAGGTCCGCATCTTCGCCACGGGTGGCACGATCCAGAGCCGCGGCGCAGATCGCCAAAAACTGATGGAGTACAACGCCGGTCGCGTCACTCCGGACGAGTTGCTCGCCGATCTGCCCGAGGTGCACGACGTGGCCACGATCAGCGTGGAGGAGATTTCCAACGCCGGATCCGGCGACATGAAGGGCGACCGCCTCCTGCAACTCGCCCGCTCGATCAACGCCTGGCTGGCGCAGCCCGATGCCGCCGGTGCCGTCGTCACACACGGCACGACGACGCTCGAGGAGACCGCCTATTTCCTCAACCTCACCGTCCGCTCCGAGAAACCCGTGGTCGTGGTCGGCGCGATGCGACCCTTCACGGCCGTGAGTCGCGACGGTCCGTTCAACCTCTACAACGCCGTGCGCGTCGCCGCCGCGCCGCACGCCAAGGGCTTCGGTGTCATGATCGTGCTCAACGACGAGATCAACGCCGCCCGCGAGACGACCAAGAACCACACCTACCGCACCGACACGTTCGTCGCTCGTGACTTCGGTCCGCTCGGCTACACCGACTCCGACCGCGTCGTCTTCTACCGACGACCCACGACCCGCCACACGTTCAAGTCCGAGTTCGACGTCTCGAAGATCGAGGACCTGCCGCGCGTCGACGTGACCTACGCCTACCAAGAGTCCGACGGCGCCGCCATCGACGCCTTCGTCGCCGCGGGCGCGAAGGGCATCGTCCTCACCGGTCGCGACGCCGAAGCGGTGAAACGGGGTCAGGCCGCCGGAGTCGTCTTCGTCCAGAGCGATCGCAAGGGCTCCGGACGCGTCATGACCAGCGCACGCTCGGTCGAGCGCGCCACGCCCACCGCCGACAACCTCAATCCCCACAAGGCTCGCGTCCTTCTCCGCCTCGCGCTGACGAAGACCACGGACCTCGCGGAGATCCAACGCATCTTCAACGAGTACTGA
- the ansZ_2 gene encoding asparaginase AnsZ: protein MSRILFSATLALVLALPAFAQEIPTYAPPPTMPADASKLPTIVLMSMGGTIASRGDTRLNITNYGGGMPRVDPEHWVADLPELEGIANIVLDDQRAPRDRPTGTETHEDCARVARRLEELAADPSIDGFVVTHGTNTMSEVAYYMNLTVKTDKPIVFVGSQRPWTGMSGDGPRNLYDAVRVAASPEARGKGVLQSTNQLINAARDVDKTIAYRMNTFVGVDVGALGYADPDKVVFFREPVRRHTTGSEFAGLDLAELPKVEIAYGYRQAPGYLIDAMVEHGVKGIVIDGVGAGSATSGVEGQAEAVKRAQAKGVVVVMTARTHGGRVQDTPRRREAKIVPGDNLLPEKARILLQLALTKTTDVAEVTRIFAEY from the coding sequence ATGTCACGTATCCTCTTTTCCGCTACACTCGCGCTCGTGCTCGCTCTTCCCGCCTTCGCGCAGGAGATCCCGACCTACGCGCCTCCGCCCACGATGCCGGCCGACGCGTCGAAGTTGCCGACGATCGTCCTCATGTCGATGGGCGGCACGATCGCCAGCCGCGGCGACACCCGGCTCAACATCACCAACTACGGCGGGGGCATGCCTCGCGTGGATCCCGAGCACTGGGTTGCCGATCTGCCCGAACTGGAGGGCATCGCGAACATCGTCCTCGACGACCAGCGCGCCCCGCGGGACCGGCCCACCGGCACGGAGACGCACGAGGACTGCGCCCGCGTCGCTCGGCGGCTCGAGGAACTCGCGGCCGACCCTTCGATCGACGGCTTCGTCGTCACCCACGGCACGAACACGATGTCCGAGGTCGCCTACTACATGAACCTCACGGTGAAGACGGACAAACCGATCGTCTTCGTCGGCTCCCAGCGTCCCTGGACCGGCATGTCCGGCGACGGTCCACGCAATCTCTACGACGCGGTCCGCGTCGCCGCCTCGCCCGAGGCACGCGGCAAGGGTGTGTTGCAGTCGACGAACCAGTTGATCAACGCCGCACGCGACGTCGACAAGACCATCGCCTACCGCATGAACACGTTCGTCGGCGTCGACGTCGGCGCGCTCGGCTACGCCGATCCGGACAAGGTCGTATTCTTCCGTGAGCCCGTGCGGCGGCACACCACCGGCTCCGAGTTCGCCGGCCTCGATCTCGCCGAACTCCCCAAGGTCGAGATCGCCTACGGCTACCGTCAGGCGCCCGGTTACCTCATCGATGCGATGGTCGAGCACGGCGTCAAAGGCATCGTGATCGACGGCGTCGGGGCCGGCAGCGCCACCAGCGGCGTCGAAGGCCAGGCCGAAGCCGTGAAGCGTGCGCAGGCGAAAGGCGTCGTCGTGGTCATGACCGCGCGCACGCACGGCGGTCGGGTGCAGGACACGCCGCGCCGTCGCGAAGCAAAAATCGTCCCCGGGGACAATCTTCTGCCCGAAAAGGCACGCATCCTTCTACAGCTCGCCCTCACCAAGACCACCGACGTCGCGGAGGTCACGCGCATCTTCGCCGAGTATTGA